Proteins co-encoded in one Triplophysa dalaica isolate WHDGS20190420 chromosome 16, ASM1584641v1, whole genome shotgun sequence genomic window:
- the LOC130437850 gene encoding aryl-hydrocarbon-interacting protein-like 1, protein MEETYLLNHPGVKKKILNGGQGPLPHFPKGTKLVFHFQTLLDDFERTVIDDSRKNKHPTEIFVGKMFKMEVWEVLLTSMRIGEVAEFWCDATHTGLYPIVSKGIRLIAQGKDPLEGQKHMCGVGNVFHYHSTGFPELDELMRTPQPLIFIMELIQVGDPFSYQRESWMMEKDEKLKVVPKLHYLGNTLVKQGRFREAAEKYQEAVVLLRTVQSREMPGDEDYINLGRLIIPLVLNYCQCMLELEEYYEVIEHTTELLEKHKDCVKAYYKRAKAYAAVWSEKEARKDFQRVANLDITLSRLVHRDLHLLSERMKEKNWEDKERYWNILKHKQENEPEEEEKDIAVMHVKEESPGEHSQTPEARTEAEKELKKSAAKENKHDIKSEESDRRTAALTKGKDWQQMLRLIMLLQDEGNFNVKEHRYAEASAKFKDALEYIDHLQTKVEHKGEDWDSLEKVRLPLCLNLSQCKLELREYCEVVELNTKLLKKHKDNLKAVYQRARAHSALCNEDEARRDFNKVLHLDPKFKPIVKQEIKMMCDNLRVKCIGEKKNYWTSTQEKLQANSKEKKKAEREEGKMSSGEVNAEASPQNKGEGLRTSDGFSWSEESSRVEEGNKDEGQEKKNSQNKEESSLTPSEEKGKTDNKAVDKDRDSVQNNAEGDTEHRQRPEIDSRSEEAQLTNYISKRKDETANEDEGSTAKSDKSERTVASEEERLME, encoded by the exons ATGGAAGAGACGTATCTGCTTAACCATCCCGGAGTGAAGAAGAAGATTCTGAACGGGGGTCAAGGACCGCTGCCACATTTTCCAAAGGGAACCAAG CTGGTGTTCCACTTCCAGACTCTGTTGGACGACTTTGAAAGAACAGTCATTGACGACAGTCGCAAAAACAAGCATCCCACTGAAATTTTCGTGGGGAAGATGTTCAAGATGGAGGTGTGGGAGGTGCTGTTAACCTCCATGAGGATCGGAGAAGTGGCAGAGTTCTGGTGTGACGCTACT CACACAGGCCTTTATCCCATCGTCTCCAAAGGGATTCGATTGATCGCTCAGGGCAAGGACCCTTTGGAGGGCCAGAAACACATGTGTGGCGTGGGCAACGTGTTTCACTACCACTCAACAGGATTCCCAGAGCTGGATGAGCTAATGAGAACGCCACAGCCTTTAATATTCATCATGGAGCTAATCCAG GTGGGCGACCCGTTTTCTTACCAGCGTGAGTCGTGGATGATGGAGAAGGATGAGAAGTTGAAGGTCGTGCCCAAGCTTCATTACCTGGGCAACACTCTGGTCAAGCAGGGCCGGTTTCGCGAAGCCGCGGAGAAGTACCAGGAAGCCGTGGTTCTGCTCCGTACGGTGCAATCCAGG GAGATGCCAGGAGACGAAGACTACATTAATCTGGGCAGGCTCATCATTCCTCTGGTGCTGAACTACTGCCAGTGTATGTTAGAGTTAGAGGAATATTATGAGGTCATAGAACACACCACAGAGCTCCTGGAGAAACACAAAG ATTGCGTAAAAGCTTACTACAAGCGAGCAAAGGCCTATGCAGCCGTGTGGAGTGAGAAGGAGGCCAGAAAAGACTTCCAGAGGGTGGCCAACCTTGATATCACACTGTCCAGACTGGTGCACAGAGACCTTCATCTTCTCTCTGAGAGAATGAAGGAAAAAAACTGGGAGGATAAAGAAAGATACTGGAACATTCTGAAACATAAACAAGAGAATGAACcggaggaggaagagaaggacaTCGCCGTAATGCATGTAAAAGAGGAGAGCCCAGGAGAACATTCTCAAACTCCTGAAGCGCGCACTGAAGCAGAGAAGGAATTAAAGAAATCGGCAGCGAAGGAAAACAAGCATGATATCAAAAGTGAAGAGTCCGATCGCAGGACAGCAGCTCTGACCAAGGGCAAGGACTGGCAGCAGATGCTACGGCTAATCATGCTGCTCCAAGATGAAGGCAATTTCAATGTAAAAGAGCATCGCTACGCCGAGGCGAGTGCAAAGTTCAAGGATGCTCTGGAGTATATAGACCATCTCCAAACTAAG GTGGAACATAAAGGAGAAGACTGGGATTCTCTGGAGAAAGTTCGTCTGCCACTCTGTCTGAACCTCAGTCAATGTAAACTGGAGCTCAGGGAATACTGTGAAGTGGTGGAACTTAACACTAAACTGCTGAAGAAACATAAAG ACAATCTGAAGGCGGTATACCAGCGGGCACGGGCTCACTCGGCATTATGCAACGAGGATGAAGCTCGCCGAGATTTCAATAAGGTTCTGCATCTGGATCCCAAGTTCAAGCCCATCGTTAAGCAGGAGATAAAGATGATGTGCGATAACCTCAGAGTGAAATGCATCGGCGAGAAGAAAAACTACTGGACCAGCACCCAGGAGAAGTTGCAGGCCAACagcaaagagaagaaaaaagcaGAACGGGAGGAGGGCAAGATGTCATCTGGAGAGGTCAACGCTGAAGCTTCACCTCAAAACAAAGGCGAAGGACTACGGACATCAGACGGCTTTAGCTGGTCAGAGGAGAGCTCAAGGGTTGAGGAAGGTAATAAAGATGAAGGACAGGAGAAGAAAAACAGCCAGAACAAAGAGGAGAGCTCTCTGACCCCAAGCGAAGAgaaaggaaaaacagataataaAGCTGTAGATAAAGATAGGGACTCGGTCCAAAACAATGCAGAGGGAGATACAGAGCACAGACAAAGACCAGAAATAGATAGCAGGAGTGAAGAAGCTCAACTGACCAATTACATCTCAAAGAGAAAGGACGAGACCGCCAATGAAGATGAAGGATCTACTGCAAAGTCAGACAAAAGTGAACGCACTGTAGCATCAGAGGAAGAAAGACTGATGGAGTAG
- the taf7 gene encoding transcription initiation factor TFIID subunit 7, with product MTSKTKKVGKVGSKNKEDAPHELESQFLLRLPQEYASTVRRIAQSSSMNMKDRLTIELHADGRHGIVRVDRVPLACKLVDLPCILESLKTVDKKTLYKTADICQMLVCTLDGDLYPPLEEPTGTADSKGKKKDKDRDKKFVWNHGITLPLKNTRKRRFRKTAKKKYIESPDVEKEVKRLLSTDAEAVSVRWEIIAEDESKEPDNSLSLSNLESSPGTSGHKGHGSSVQHDELREIFNDISSSSEDEDEEGERHEDEDLNIMDTEDDMVRQLHEKLSESDGGRDENNQIVMEYQVQINNLKSKLQETRARKKQQEKLIMEVENQALRDRLQSHLNDMIHQEDQEMEQLASLQEQLDSLMDK from the exons ATGacatccaaaacaaaaaaag TTGGAAAGGTTGGCTCCAAAAACAAAGAAGATGCTCCTCATGAACTGGAGAGTCAGTTTCTTCTGCGGCTTCCTCAG GAATATGCCTCTACAGTCAGACGGATTGCCCAGTCCAGCAGCATGAACATGAAAGACAGACTTACTATAGAGTTACATG CTGATGGTCGCCATGGGATTGTACGTGTGGACCGTGTTCCTTTAGCGTGTAAATTAGTCGATTTACCCTGCATCCTGGAATCACTGAAGACTGTTGACAAAAAGACCTTATACAAGACTGCTGATATCTGTCAG atGCTTGTGTGCACTCTGGATGGAGATCTCTATCCCCCTCTTGAGGAGCCCACTGGCACTGCAGACTCCAAAGGCAAAAAGAAAGACAAGGACAGGGACAAGAAATTTGTCTGGAACCACGGCA TTACCCTCCCTCTAAAGAACACAAGAAAGAGGCGGTTCAGAAAGACGGCGAAGAAGAAG tacatCGAGTCTCCTGATGTGGAAAAAGAGGTGAAGAGGCTCTTGAGCACAGATGCCGAAGCTGTCAGTGTTC GATGGGAGATTATTGCTGAAGATGAGAGTAAAGAACCTGACAACAGCTTATCTCTATCCAACCTGGAATCCTCACCTGGAACATCTGGACACAAGGGTCATGGCTCCTCAG TCCAACACGACGAACTTCGGGAGATCTTCAACGACATCAGCAGCAGCAGCgaggatgaagatgaagaggGCGAACGGCACGAGGATGAAGACCTCAACATCATGGACACTGAAGACGACATGGTCAGGCAACTCCACGAGAAGCTGAGCGAGAGTGACGGAGGACGAGATGAGAACAATCAGATCG tAATGGAGTACCAGGTGCAGATCAACAATCTGAAATCCAAACTGCAGGAAACACGTGCCCGCAAGAAGCAACAGGAGAAATTGATCATGGAGGTGGAAAATCAAGCCTTGCGG gATCGCTTGCAGTCTCACTTGAACGACATGATTCATCAAGAGGACCAAGAGATGGAACAG CTGGCCTCCCTGCAAGAGCAGCTGGACTCGCTGATGGACAAGTGA